The nucleotide sequence GGTTAATCAGAGAGGTTTAGAACACAACTCGCAGATAGAAGTGGACTTTGATCCGCTCTATGAATCACTGACGTTTCACTCTATTTCTATCATTCGTGATACTCAAATCATCGATAAGTTAACTGACAGTGAGATCTCTTTATTAAAACAAGAGGGTCGTATCGAGCAAGGTCTTTATGATGGGCGATTAACGGCGAATATTATTTTAGCCGATCTACGCATCGGTGATGTCATCGACTATAGCTACTCGATTACGGGGGCGAATCCTATTTATCAGGGTATTTTTGCCTATCGACGGGGCTTGCAGTGGTCGGTGCCACTGCACGCTCAGCATGTAAGAGTGTTATGGGGTAAGAATCAACCTCTGTATGTCAATATGAGGAACTCTCAGGATAGTGTCACCGAATCTAAGCTTACCATTGATAACTCAACCTATGTTGAATATGCCATTTCACGTTCAGATAGCCCAATATTACAAAATGAAAGCAACACCCCGGCCTGGTACAACCCCTATATCACAGTGTATTTTTCGGAAATAAATAGTTGGAACAAGGTGGTTGATTGGGCGCTGCCTATGTATAGCAAAGCAGGCATGACGGGGACTAATATTAAAGGTGCTGGTGTTGAAGGTAGTGGTTTTAAAAGCGTTAATGTTCAACAGGTTATTGAATATATCAAACGTAAGACCCCTGTGCCGAACCAGCGAGTTATGTACGCACTGAACTATGTTCAAGATCAGATCCGCTATTTAGGGCTTGAAATGGGCGTCAATTCTCATCAACCATCACGAGCTGAAGACACCCTAAGTAGACGTTATGGTGACTGTAAAGACAAAGTCGTGCTGTTTATCACGCTACTTAAGGGAATGGATATCGATGCCTACCCGGTATTAGTCGCTACAGATGAAGGGCTAGATTTACCCTCACAACCCGCTTCGATAAATGCCTTCAATCATGTGGTAGCCAAAGTACAAGTACTTGGTATGACCTATTGGTTAGATCCAACAATGAACTATCAAAAAGGGCCTTTGCAAGGGATTTATCAAGCGAATTATCATTACGGTTTAGTGATTAAGCCCGGTGTAAGCGAATTAGCAGAGATTAAGATCCATAATCCTAAATCTATGTTAACCGTTGTTGAATCATATGATTTAAGCGCGGGTAAGGATGGTAAATCAACCCTCTCAGTTAAGAGTCAATATCAAGGCGATCGGGCACAGAATTTTCGTTACCAACTTGAGGACATTGGTTTTAAGGCACTTCAGGCACTTTATGAAGATTATTATCGCGACATTTTTGCCGATATAGCGTTAACGGATAAAGTGACCATCAATGATGATAAACAAACGGGTGTATTGTACTCGCAACAAGACTATCGGATTAATCATGCTTGGCAGCCTGATGGAGAGGACTTTAGCGTCGCATTTGCCAGTTACCAGATCAAAAATGCACTCAATAAACCAAACAAAGCAGATCGTAACTCACCTTATTCGACGGGCTTCCCTAATAAGATACAGCACACTATTCATGTACAAGTATCCGATGGTAATTGGGAGTTTCCTAGTGAAACGATAACGGAAAATAATCCATTCTTTTCCTATGAATTTTCATCGAATTTTGACGATACAGCTAAAACGTTAACCTTAACCTTTAATTATCGCTCTAAAGTCGAGTCTATTACAGCGATGGATCTGGGGGATTACATTGATGCCATCGAAAAAATTGAAGACTCTCTTTACTATTCCGTACTTACCTATGGTGAGGGGAGTAGGGCAACTACCGAGCAAACCAGTGTTTCAGATCCTGTGACAAGCGATGGACTTGATAACAAAAGCCAATTAATTATCTTATGTGCGCTGCTCTATATCCTTGGGTTGATCTACGCTATTGCAACCTGGCGAATAGATTCAAGTAGCCGTATTAATTATTCAGACGAGAGATATTATCCAGTATCACGACGTAAACTGCTTTTTTTATCACTTGCTACTGGGGGTATATACACCAGTTATTGGTTCTATAGAAACTGGAAATATGTCAAAGAGTCTGAGCAGCTAGGTATCATGCCTATCGCAAGAGGGATCTTTAGTGCCTTTTGGTACTACCCTTTATTTACGCATTTAGTTGAAGATAGCAAAGAAAGATATGCCAAGAACACCGTTATGCCAATGGGTATGGGAATTGCCGCCGCTATCTTGTTTTTTATCGCTAATTATACCTACAACTCAGACCATTTATATTTAGCGGGTATGATGGCTGTTCCAATACTTTTATTCCCGTTACTCAATTACATTAATCACCTCAATGGCTGTACGTCTTTGGCTTATATTGATAACTCAGCTTGGAAAGTGCGCCACACTCTTGTTTCAATCCTCTTTATTCCTTGGATATTGTTAGCTATTGGAACTGACTTAACGGTTTTCCCGTCTGGAAAAATAATGACTGGTGAGCAGGTATCACAGCGTAATATTGATTTCATGAGCGCCAATAAGATCATTGAGGAAAATGAAGATGTGTTGATGTTCTACAGTGATGGTTTTATCAGTTATCAAGAGGACGGTAACGGGTTCACTCAGTCATCCGTATTTTCCTATTGGAAAGAAGGTGGCGAACTTAACATCGCTACCGCTGATTTCGTTGATGTTAAAAACCTTAAGGTGGAGTACGGTGATGCGTTAGATAGCCAAACGGTTATCACAGTGCAGCTCAATGATGATAGCGACTTTGTGTTAATCATCTCAACCGAAGATAAACTTGATTTGACCTTTTATCAAAGTTTGAGAAGAAATTGGTACCAGTCTAATAAGCGTGCAAAGAATGAAGATAGTTGAGTTTAGCTTGTCATCATATTTAACGGCTAACGCTTCATAATTGTAAATGAGTTGTTTAGTCTTTTGAGTATTGAATTGATGTAAATATATTCAATGAAATTATAAGGTTCTAAATATTAATTTAATTGTTGTAATAAGAATCATTACTGTTAACCTTAGCGCCATTGTGGGTAATAATGAAAGCGCGAAATGACAAAAATATTGAAAACATTGCACAACTGGATTGGTTTTTTTATCAGTTTGATCATGTTAGTTGTGTTAACGACGGGGGTATATTTAGGCGGTGTTGATCTGCTTAAGCGTTGGGATAGTAAAGGACAGGTTTACACAAACTTATCCCATGAGCAAAAAGCACAGATCGTGGCAATGGCACTCGCGAAATATCCTGAAGCATCTGGGGTAAAGTTACCTACTGAGATGTTCCCCTATGTTGAAGCTAGCTCGAGGGAAAAATCGACTTATCTCACCACTGGCCTCGAAGAGATAGGCTCTGTGGCTAAGAGTGACAATGAAGTGTGGCGCTTTATCTTCTTTTTTCATCGCAATTTTCAGTTAAGTGATCCGGGCAAGCATGTTAATGCTATCAGCGCTATTTTAGCAACGGTGATCATGTTTATCGGTCTCTATTTATGGTGGTTAATTCGTCAAGGCTTTAGGTGGAAAAAAACACTGCCAAAAAATGGTAAAAACAGTGCATTAATTAAAAGTCATATTCAGTTGGGGCTGATTTTTTCAATTCCGCTGTTGATTATGTCCATAAGCGGCGCCTACATCACCTATGGCTCTTGGGGTGACTCGACTTTGGATGACCATCGACAACAGCCGATTTTGGCACAAGCTGGTGACTGGGAAGCGCAGATTATTGCTGCACAAAAAATATGGCCTGAGTCTGAACTTGTTTCAGTGTCCAAACCACGTAAAGCAGAAGAGGGCAGTTATCTTTATTCGCTGAGCTTTAATGGCGATAACACGTTAGGTTTACTGCAGACTGACACCATCAAAATAGATCTATTAACCGGTAAGTTAGATTCGGCTCAGACCTTCAGTGATAAAGGTCTTACATACCAGTTAAAGTACAGTGCGCGTTTTTTGCATGATGGCACCAGAATGCCAACTTGGTACCTACTTATACTGATCATAAGTTCAATCGTGGGGACATTCATGGTCGCCTTTGTGATCGTCACGTTTACACGGAAGGAGCTCTTAGGCTGGTTTAAGACAAGATCTATTTTGCGTACGCAATAAGTCACTTCGTCATCCTGTATTTTCTTTTATATGGAGATACAGGATGCTATGTTTTCTTTAATTACGAAATACGTTACTAATTAACCACTTACTAATAAAGTAAAATCTCACTGTCAAAGTATATTTTAAAAATCAATTAAAATCATATGGTTACTCATGCCACCAAAGTCGAATGGGCTGTTGGCGCGGCAGGTTATATCCTAATATCTAAATAAAATAACAATTACAAATAAAAATAGGTGAAATAAATGAATAATTATCAATCATCGATTAAGGCTTGTAGTTTCCTGTGTATTTTTATGTATTTTATGGTTCCAACAGCTTCGGCTAGAACGATAAATGTTTATCTGCAAGGCGGTCAGTCAAATTCAGATGGGAGAGCCGTTAGTGGCAATCTAAATTCTCCCTATGACGTAAAGCAAGCCAATTATATGATAATTTTAAGGACTGAAAGATTATCGACTCCTGTTGTCACAACGGTTAGACCTAGCCTTAGTGAATCGGGTCAGTCTGGTCCTGAGCTGTCATTTTCTTCAAACATAGCTGAAAAATATGCGGGCAATCTTGTACATCCAGACGAAGAGATTGGTGACTCGATTGTTATTTTGAAATATGCTAATGGTGGAACAAACTTACATACAAACTGGAAGGCAAATGGCACCACAAGCACAACCGGTGATGGCAGAGATTACTTGCGGTTTCAACAAACTGTTGCCTGGGGCTTAGATTATTTAGCAGAGACTTATCCCAATTCTGATATTAATGTTGCCGGCATGTATTGGATGCAAGGAGAGTCTGATGCTTTTGCTGGACAGAGTAGTGGGCAGTATCAAAGTAATTTAACCACCCTTATTCAAGATGTACGAGCCAACTATGGAAAGAATCTGCCATTTGCAGTCGGTTTATTGTCCACGCAGCAGATCGCAATTGGTACAACTGAACGTAACAACATTGTTTTAGCTCAACAAAACGTTGCGGACAATCTCTTTGGTGTCGGCACCGTCAATACGGATACTTTTGGTATAAAAGGAGATAACTTACATTTTAATGCCACTGGTCAAATCTCGTTAGGCAGTGCATTTGCAGACTCATTGGATAATTTAAATTCAACGTATTTTGTCAATTTATATCCATTCAACTCCGTCAGACATTACTCTTTTGATGGATCTTTAGAAGACAGTGGAGTGCAGAAAAATCATGGAACGGGTTCTCCGGTTGGTTATTCCACCACAGATAAAGCCTTTGGATCCGCTGCCGTTCAGTTAGCAGGAACGCCTATTCAAATTCCCTCTATTCAGTACGAAAATGGTTCGCCATATAGTGTCTCATTTTGGTTGAAACGAGAAGATAAAGATAGAATTTGGGATCTCGTTGTGGGCAGTGCTTTGGATAGAAATAATTTCATTGGGATTAAGGCTAATGAAACGGTCAGATGGCGAGGGATTAACGCTACAGCACCAAATCAAGCTGACTTTATGAATGCGGTTGGAAATGATACCAAGTGGCACCACTATGTTATTGTTGCTTCTAAAGTGGGTGAGAATACGAATGAAATAACCTTATATGTAGATGGTCTTTTTCAAGGGAAGGCGAGTAACAAAAATACAAGGTTCATTATTGATAGTATTGGTAAAGCATACACGGGCAATAATTATTTAGTAAACGGATTATTGGATGAAGTCTGGATAATAGATGACGCCATAACGCCAGCTCAAGTTGCAAGTCTGTTCTTACTTAATGAGCTCCCTAATCAGTGCTATTGATAGTTTAAATCAAAGCGGCAACTTTGGAGGGGGATAGCTGGATCCAGGGACAAATGTGGCATGAAAAAGGAACTCGATATAAACTTGAGTTCCTTTTTTTGTATCTTCTAGCGTAAATTAACGAAGGATCATCTGGTCACGTTCAGGACCGACAGATACCATGCTAATTGCTACACCCATTAGCTCTTCGATACGCAGTACATAGGCTTGGGCAGCTTTTGGTAAGCTTTCAAAGGTACGACACGTAGTAATGTCTTCGCTCCATGGCTCCATCTGCTCATAAATAGCCGTTAGCGCCGCAGTTTGTGGCCAGATAGGGTTTTCGGTATGTTCACCTGTGTAGGCGACACAGATTTTAAGGTCACTCATACCTGTTAAACAATCAATCTTGGTCAGCGCAATTTCAGTTGCCGCTTGTAACTCAACGCCGTTACGCGTTGCTACCGCATCAAAGTAACCCATATCACGTGGACGTCCGGTGGTCGCGCCATACTCGTTAGCTGACTCGCGGAAGTTATCTTGCTCTTCCATTGCTGTAACCAATGTCCCTGTACCGACAGATGAGCTAAATGCTTTAGCCACGGCAATAATACGCTCAGGACGCAATGCTGGTAGGCCACTGCCGATACCAGCATAAGCTGCGGTAACGTTTGATGAGGTTGTCCATGGGTATTCGCCATAAACTAAATCACGACCAGCACCTAGTTGAGCTTCAAACAATAAGTTAGCATTATTGCTTTGCATCACTTTTAGCGGCTCAGTCACGTTACAGATAAATTCACGCCAAGGAGCGGTGACATCCAGTAACCATGCCGTCATCTCTTCAGCCGTCTGGCTAAAGTCACAACTTGGGTAGAGGGCTTTTAATTGTGGCATTTTCCAATCAAGCATAAATTGAATACGCTCAAGCAGCACTTCTGGTTGCATTAGCCAGCCGACCAGAATGCCTTTCTTCATGACGCGATCGCCATAGGCTGGTGCGATACCTTGACGAGTCGAACCGTAGGCAGCATCGCCTAAACGTTGCTCCTCTAAGGTGTCTTCAAGTGCGTGTAGAGGCAGACATAAAGTAGCGCGATCCGAGATGTGCATTTTCACATCTACACCAGCGGCTTTAACTTCAGCAATCTCTTCGCTTAATGCCGCAGGACTGATAACCATGCCAGGGCCGAGGACTGCGGTACAATCTGGGTTGAATATGCCACTTGGAAGTTGATGTAACTTAAAGGTACCAAAGTCATTGACGACAGTATGTCCCGCATTATTTCCACCTTGGAAACGAATGCTTGCTGCAGCATCGGACGCAAGAAAATCGACGATACGGCCCTTGCCTTCATCACCCCAATTAGCACCCACGACTACAATAGACGGCATAACACACACTCCTAAATAATTAAGAGGCTATGCTAATTGAACTTGTTAGATATGAGAAATTAATAATTATTATAGGATTGATAAGGAATTCATATATCATAGTACTAGTGGTGGCTCAATTAAACAACGAGGTAGAAAAGCTATGCTTGAGCTCAATTGGCTAAAAACGTTTGTCACCTTAGCAGAGCAGCAACATTTTGGCAAAGCGGCTGCGGCTCTGCACATGACTCAACCTAATGTCAGCTTGCATATCAAGCAGCTAGAAAGAACGACTCGAGTTAAGCTCATTGAGCGAAATCCATTCCACTTAACTGAGGCGGGCGTTCGATTGTTGCTGAGCAGCCAAAAAACTTTGATGGAACTGCAGGTCTGCCAAGCAGATTTGAATGCGATTAACGATCTCAGCCAAGGAACCCTGACCATTGCGGCCAGTGATATTATCTCTCGCTTGTTGTTGATCTCACCATTTCAGTTGTTTAAAGCGCAATTTCCGGGGATCGATTTCTCGCTGTTAAATACCACGTCATCACAAGCATCTGAATTAGTGAAAAGCGCACAAGCGGACTTGGGCTTTGTTATTGCCCAAAAAGAGAGTCAGCCGCTGCACTTTACTGAGTTACAACAGATACGATGGTGTGCACTAGGTGATAATTTAGCCCAATGGCAACAGGCAAAACAACAACCCGAGTTAGTATTAGAAAGCGAACCTACCTTGATATTATTAGGCCACGATACCCGTACTCGCGACCTGCTTGATTTAGCGTTGCCATCGCTTAATTTACCAACATATCGGATCATGGAGGTGGGGAGTGTCGATGCGCAAATCGACTGGGCTGAAGCGGGTTTTGGGGTGGCAATAGTGCCTGAGTTTTCAATTCATACCAAACGAAACCTTAAGACCAAAGTGACACCATTACCTCAGTTTCCAACCACCAGCCTCGGCTACATTGTGCGTCAGAATCAGATCCTGTCAAAAGCCATTAAGCAGCTTTTGAAATGGGTCGATGAGGAGATTATCAGCTTGCAGAATTAAATCTTGTGTGGGTGAGTATACAGATTGGGCTTATAGATAAGGCCTTTCCATGGAAATGTGGAAAGGCCTTACAGCTTGTATTGTCTAATTTAGCAATTACATTCCCATTGACGCGTTAACTTTCTTCCCTAACCGGTAATACCAGATAGATAATGGCATAAATATCAAATTCATTACTGTGGTTAGATTAAAGCCGAATCCAGCTTGATGTAAAGTGCGTAATGCCTCTTTGGAGGCTGACCAATCCACTTGGCTAAAGAGAACATCTAGGATTAAACCTGTGGCAAGAATACTGATAAACAGTGAAGCAACAATCCAGCGTGCTGGGGCTACACCATAGTAGTTTTTATAAACCTGTGTCATTGGAATGGTTATTACGTCGGCTAAAATAAAGCCCATCACGCCACCAAAAGAGATCCCGCCGTGCCAGAGTGCCGCTGCCAACAACAAATTACCCACTGAGCAAACATATGCTATCACGGCGACAAAAATACCGATCACTACATCAAGTAAAGAGTGTAACCATGCAGGCAAGAAAGTTTGGTTATCAATAAAGAGGTCACGCCACCAGTCTTGTGGTACTAGTGCTATGAGTAGAGATGAAATAACCACGCCGATGAGTATCTCTCTGCCAATCATACTGATGTCCATTTGGAAAAAACCAGCACTGTGTTTCAGCTTAGAATTGAATGAGGAATCTTTCACGGAGGGGGTACTATGATCCATATTACCCATATCCATGGAGCCCATAGATTCTTTACTCATGTCCATGCCACAGTCAGAGATTGAATCATCAGCACTTTCTTTCTTCATACTCGACATGTCCATATCAGAGCCAGACATTGAAGCCATCTCATCTGTGTTGTCTTTTTTCATGCTAGACATGTCCATGCCGCAGTCAGACACGGCTGGTGCTGGACTATTGCCGATTTTAGCTTCTAAGGCATCGAGTTGCACCTTAGGATAGAAGTGGAAAACGATGGCAACGATAATGATGAGAATGATACCGCCGATGATTTCACCCCATAGAAAATACCAGCCGAGTAATGACACCAGTACAATGAACATCTCTAAAATAAGGTTGGTGCTTGCGACCAGAAAGGCCATGGCATTGGGTAAGCTTGCTTTTTTTGTCAGTAAGGTTTTAGAAAGTGATGCCGCTGCATAGGAGCAGGAGGAAGACACCATGCCAAGAAGGGTAACTAAGGTTAAGCTTTTAATATTGGTGTGTCCCAGGTGTTTTATTACTTGATCCACGGGTAAAATATGCCTCAGTAAAGATGAGAGCATCAATCCAAAAGCTAATGGCCAATAAATTTGCCATATCATGCCACTCAACGTATCAATGACATGCATGATAATTTGCATTGCACTGTGTTCCATATCAATCCCTTAATAAATTAAACACTAAAATGAAGAATAGAGAAAATGAGCTCGATTTTGAGCTTAAATCGCACATAGTACGAGTTTTACGAGATGCTTTGGCATAATAGTCCTGTTGTTGGCGCTAAACAACCGATCTATCACTATTTATTGGTTACTCTTTATTCATCTTTTAATCTTTCTTTAATTTCATAATCTTGCTGACATTATCTATATTTTGATCCCTATAAAATTGTTAATATGCGCAGATATTTTGAATATCTGAGGTTGTAGATGGAGCTTAGGCGACATGCTGTGAAATTTGGCTTATTGCAGGGGTTGTTTTTTGCTCAAACAGCGAGTTTGTGTGAGCAAGGGTTAACCATTGACGGTAAATTATTCCCATATCCGAGCATGGATGAAACGGTTGAAGTGAGGCATGGCTGGTTTACTCAGACGTTAGTATGGGGCAACTGTCACTTTACTTTTTTTAGATTTATCGCCAGTAAACCACTATTTACATTAGGCATACACAATAGACTCGTGTATTGCAAGGCCGAGCTTCAACAAGCATATGATAGTTTGCTCATTGATATAACCAAGTTTGATAGCACCTTTAGACAACATAATCGTTATTTACGTCATTCCGATAGCTCTGTGTTAGCGCAAGACTTCAATGGTTGCTTAGCATTATTTAAGCAAACGGTGCATTTCAAAAAATTGGGCTTTGATGTGACTAAACTCAATTGCCGCTTAGCTAAATTTACTAAACAGCCGCAGCTGTTTACGGAAAAATATAATCAATGGTGGTTAGACAAGCAGTTAGATAAGCATCAAGTCCTGTTTGATTCACTGGAAGATAACCCACTCACTTCACTGCAGCGTCAAGCCTGTGCTCTCGATGAAGACAACGTCTTAGTCATTGCTGGGGCCGGAACGGGTAAAACCAGCACCATGGCAGCCAAAGCCGCGTATTTAGTTAACCAAGGTTTGGCTAAGCCCGGTGAAATTTTGATGTTAGCTTATGGTAACGATGCCAAGATTGAACTCGAAGCGCGAGTTTACGCAATTCCAGATCTCAATGCAGTGAAAGTGAGAACCTTTCATGGCTTAGGTAAGGAGATCATTCAGTTTTATCAGAATAGTTCGACTCAAGTATCGGTGTTAGCCACCGATGACAAGCAGTTTACTCAATTTATTGATAGCCAACTTGATGAGATTATTGCCGATCCAAAGATGGCGGATCCCATTGCTGATTATTTTGGTCGTTATCTGTATCCGCAGGTTAATGAGCTAGACTTTCAAACCCAAGGCCAATATCGCTCATACATTAAAAATAATGAGATAAGAGCACTTTCGGGGGATTTAGTGAAAAGCTTTCAGGAGCTTATGATCTGTAACTATCTTTATACTCATGGTATTACTTTTGAATATGAGCCTAGGTACGCCCCTAAAGATGGGGCTTGTGTGAATGAGCCAGGAAAGGATGTTTATCAACCAGATTTTTATATTCCAGCCCTTGATGCTTATCTGGAGCATTTTGGTATCGATAAACAAGGCAATACCCGCCCTGATATCGATAAAATAGCCTACAACTTGAGTCGTGAATGGAAAATTGATCTTCATAAACGACATGAAACTTGTTTATTGCAAACCTTTAGTTGGCAAGCCGATATGGGAGTATTGGAAAAATTTTTAGAGCGATTGTTATGTGATCGCTGTCAGGAGATAGGACTTACTGACAATCAGCTTTTTAAACCTATATCTCCTGAAGAGGTGTTTACTCAGGTAAAAGCCTTGGGTGTTTATCGCAATGTAAGCCAGTTAATGTCCAGTTTTGTATCACTTTTTAAGTCATCAGGATTAAGTTTGCATGATCTTGAGCAAATGATGATGCCAAGAGGGTCTGATAACAAAACTTTCGCCTATAACCAATTAAGGTGGAAAGTTTTCTTACAGCTATTTAGGTGGGTGTACTCACGCTATGAATCTCACCTAAGCTCGCTTAACACCTTAGATTTTTCAGATATGATCGCTCAAAGTGTTGAGATGACTCGCGCTAATGATTTTCATCAAAAAACCCAAGGTCGATTCCGCTATAAATACATCATGGTCGATGAGTTTCAGGATATCTCTTCAGAGCGAGCCAAGTTGGTGACTCAATTGCGGGATTCAAGTCCAGGTTGTGCATTATTTTGCGTTGGTGATGATTGGCAAGCGATATACCGATTTACCGGCAGTGATCTTAGATTAACGACCCACTTCAGTCACATTTTTGGCGCCACTAAGGTGGTGACGCTCGATAAGACATTTAGAT is from Shewanella sp. MTB7 and encodes:
- a CDS encoding LysR family transcriptional regulator, with product MLELNWLKTFVTLAEQQHFGKAAAALHMTQPNVSLHIKQLERTTRVKLIERNPFHLTEAGVRLLLSSQKTLMELQVCQADLNAINDLSQGTLTIAASDIISRLLLISPFQLFKAQFPGIDFSLLNTTSSQASELVKSAQADLGFVIAQKESQPLHFTELQQIRWCALGDNLAQWQQAKQQPELVLESEPTLILLGHDTRTRDLLDLALPSLNLPTYRIMEVGSVDAQIDWAEAGFGVAIVPEFSIHTKRNLKTKVTPLPQFPTTSLGYIVRQNQILSKAIKQLLKWVDEEIISLQN
- a CDS encoding permease; this translates as MEHSAMQIIMHVIDTLSGMIWQIYWPLAFGLMLSSLLRHILPVDQVIKHLGHTNIKSLTLVTLLGMVSSSCSYAAASLSKTLLTKKASLPNAMAFLVASTNLILEMFIVLVSLLGWYFLWGEIIGGIILIIIVAIVFHFYPKVQLDALEAKIGNSPAPAVSDCGMDMSSMKKDNTDEMASMSGSDMDMSSMKKESADDSISDCGMDMSKESMGSMDMGNMDHSTPSVKDSSFNSKLKHSAGFFQMDISMIGREILIGVVISSLLIALVPQDWWRDLFIDNQTFLPAWLHSLLDVVIGIFVAVIAYVCSVGNLLLAAALWHGGISFGGVMGFILADVITIPMTQVYKNYYGVAPARWIVASLFISILATGLILDVLFSQVDWSASKEALRTLHQAGFGFNLTTVMNLIFMPLSIWYYRLGKKVNASMGM
- a CDS encoding sialate O-acetylesterase, with amino-acid sequence MNNYQSSIKACSFLCIFMYFMVPTASARTINVYLQGGQSNSDGRAVSGNLNSPYDVKQANYMIILRTERLSTPVVTTVRPSLSESGQSGPELSFSSNIAEKYAGNLVHPDEEIGDSIVILKYANGGTNLHTNWKANGTTSTTGDGRDYLRFQQTVAWGLDYLAETYPNSDINVAGMYWMQGESDAFAGQSSGQYQSNLTTLIQDVRANYGKNLPFAVGLLSTQQIAIGTTERNNIVLAQQNVADNLFGVGTVNTDTFGIKGDNLHFNATGQISLGSAFADSLDNLNSTYFVNLYPFNSVRHYSFDGSLEDSGVQKNHGTGSPVGYSTTDKAFGSAAVQLAGTPIQIPSIQYENGSPYSVSFWLKREDKDRIWDLVVGSALDRNNFIGIKANETVRWRGINATAPNQADFMNAVGNDTKWHHYVIVASKVGENTNEITLYVDGLFQGKASNKNTRFIIDSIGKAYTGNNYLVNGLLDEVWIIDDAITPAQVASLFLLNELPNQCY
- a CDS encoding DUF3857 domain-containing transglutaminase family protein, with the protein product MSISFSIFVHLFKRQTPQVCRLFCQLPTAVLLVLFPQVTFAATQYAVDIEPVPAWVKTVEMATPDSIPVDDIDSGNYYLLLDNQVKVDEDNPQVRFTRLQQLVVNQRGLEHNSQIEVDFDPLYESLTFHSISIIRDTQIIDKLTDSEISLLKQEGRIEQGLYDGRLTANIILADLRIGDVIDYSYSITGANPIYQGIFAYRRGLQWSVPLHAQHVRVLWGKNQPLYVNMRNSQDSVTESKLTIDNSTYVEYAISRSDSPILQNESNTPAWYNPYITVYFSEINSWNKVVDWALPMYSKAGMTGTNIKGAGVEGSGFKSVNVQQVIEYIKRKTPVPNQRVMYALNYVQDQIRYLGLEMGVNSHQPSRAEDTLSRRYGDCKDKVVLFITLLKGMDIDAYPVLVATDEGLDLPSQPASINAFNHVVAKVQVLGMTYWLDPTMNYQKGPLQGIYQANYHYGLVIKPGVSELAEIKIHNPKSMLTVVESYDLSAGKDGKSTLSVKSQYQGDRAQNFRYQLEDIGFKALQALYEDYYRDIFADIALTDKVTINDDKQTGVLYSQQDYRINHAWQPDGEDFSVAFASYQIKNALNKPNKADRNSPYSTGFPNKIQHTIHVQVSDGNWEFPSETITENNPFFSYEFSSNFDDTAKTLTLTFNYRSKVESITAMDLGDYIDAIEKIEDSLYYSVLTYGEGSRATTEQTSVSDPVTSDGLDNKSQLIILCALLYILGLIYAIATWRIDSSSRINYSDERYYPVSRRKLLFLSLATGGIYTSYWFYRNWKYVKESEQLGIMPIARGIFSAFWYYPLFTHLVEDSKERYAKNTVMPMGMGIAAAILFFIANYTYNSDHLYLAGMMAVPILLFPLLNYINHLNGCTSLAYIDNSAWKVRHTLVSILFIPWILLAIGTDLTVFPSGKIMTGEQVSQRNIDFMSANKIIEENEDVLMFYSDGFISYQEDGNGFTQSSVFSYWKEGGELNIATADFVDVKNLKVEYGDALDSQTVITVQLNDDSDFVLIISTEDKLDLTFYQSLRRNWYQSNKRAKNEDS
- a CDS encoding adenylosuccinate synthetase, coding for MPSIVVVGANWGDEGKGRIVDFLASDAAASIRFQGGNNAGHTVVNDFGTFKLHQLPSGIFNPDCTAVLGPGMVISPAALSEEIAEVKAAGVDVKMHISDRATLCLPLHALEDTLEEQRLGDAAYGSTRQGIAPAYGDRVMKKGILVGWLMQPEVLLERIQFMLDWKMPQLKALYPSCDFSQTAEEMTAWLLDVTAPWREFICNVTEPLKVMQSNNANLLFEAQLGAGRDLVYGEYPWTTSSNVTAAYAGIGSGLPALRPERIIAVAKAFSSSVGTGTLVTAMEEQDNFRESANEYGATTGRPRDMGYFDAVATRNGVELQAATEIALTKIDCLTGMSDLKICVAYTGEHTENPIWPQTAALTAIYEQMEPWSEDITTCRTFESLPKAAQAYVLRIEELMGVAISMVSVGPERDQMILR
- a CDS encoding PepSY-associated TM helix domain-containing protein yields the protein MTKILKTLHNWIGFFISLIMLVVLTTGVYLGGVDLLKRWDSKGQVYTNLSHEQKAQIVAMALAKYPEASGVKLPTEMFPYVEASSREKSTYLTTGLEEIGSVAKSDNEVWRFIFFFHRNFQLSDPGKHVNAISAILATVIMFIGLYLWWLIRQGFRWKKTLPKNGKNSALIKSHIQLGLIFSIPLLIMSISGAYITYGSWGDSTLDDHRQQPILAQAGDWEAQIIAAQKIWPESELVSVSKPRKAEEGSYLYSLSFNGDNTLGLLQTDTIKIDLLTGKLDSAQTFSDKGLTYQLKYSARFLHDGTRMPTWYLLILIISSIVGTFMVAFVIVTFTRKELLGWFKTRSILRTQ